Proteins encoded by one window of Candidatus Bathyarchaeota archaeon:
- a CDS encoding HypC/HybG/HupF family hydrogenase formation chaperone, with protein sequence MCLAIPAKVVSIKNHIAIVDFGGGVTKEANIMLVDTKVGDYVLVHAGYAIQVLDEKEAKETLRLWKEILNRSTNSGTR encoded by the coding sequence ATGTGTTTAGCAATCCCCGCTAAAGTTGTCTCCATTAAAAACCACATCGCCATCGTCGATTTCGGAGGCGGCGTGACCAAGGAAGCAAACATCATGCTTGTCGATACAAAAGTCGGCGACTATGTGTTAGTCCATGCGGGATATGCGATCCAAGTCCTTGACGAAAAAGAGGCAAAGGAAACTTTAAGACTTTGGAAAGAAATATTGAACCGCAGCACTAATAGTGGAACAAGATAA